From Ailuropoda melanoleuca isolate Jingjing chromosome 17, ASM200744v2, whole genome shotgun sequence, the proteins below share one genomic window:
- the GRAP gene encoding GRB2-related adapter protein, with amino-acid sequence MESVALYSFQATESDELAFNKGDTLKILNMEDDQNWYKAELRGAEGFIPKNYIRVKPHPWYSGRISRQLAEEILMKRNHLGAFLIRESESSPGEFSVSVNYGDQVQHFKVLREASGKYFLWEEKFNSLNELVDFYRTTTIAKQRQVFLRDEEPLLKSPQACFAQAQFDFSAQDSSQLSFHRGDIIEVLEHLDPHWWRGRLCGRVGFFPRSYVQPVQL; translated from the exons ATGGAGTCCGTGGCCCTCTACAGCTTCCAGGCCACGGAGAGCGATGAGCTGGCCTTCAACAAGGGGGACACACTCAAG ATCCTGAACATGGAAGATGACCAGAACTGGTACAAGGCTGAGCTCCGAGGCGCTGAGGGTTTTATTCCCAAGAACTACATCCGCGTCAAGCCCCACCC GTGGTACTCGGGCAGGATTTCCCGGCAGCTGGCCGAAGAGATTCTGATGAAGCGGAACCACCTGGGAGCCTTCCTGATCCGGGAGAGTGAGAGCTCCCCAGGGGAGTTCTCGGTCTCCGTGAA CTACGGCGACCAGGTGCAGCATTTCAAGGTGCTGCGCGAGGCCTCGGGGAAGTACTTCCTGTGGGAAGAGAAGTTCAACTCCCTGAACGAGCTGGTGGATTTCTACCGCACCACGACCATCGCCAAGCAGCGGCAGGTGTTCCTGCGGGACGAGGAGCCCCTGCTCAAG TCCCCGCAGGCCTGCTTTGCCCAGGCCCAGTTTGACTTCTCGGCCCAGGACTCCTCACAGCTCAGCTTCCACCGCGGTGACATCATCGAGGTCCTGGAGCACCTCGACCCCCACTGGTGGCGGGGCCGGTTGTGCGGACGCGTCGGCTTCTTCCCTCGGAGCTATGTCCAGCCAGTGCAGCTGTGA